A portion of the Trachemys scripta elegans isolate TJP31775 chromosome 11, CAS_Tse_1.0, whole genome shotgun sequence genome contains these proteins:
- the GPBAR1 gene encoding G-protein coupled bile acid receptor 1: MNASGDAESIRRCIIWLSGPLSLVIILANLFIILGILCNRKLPRAASWFFLSLLFADLLAGVALPFIPRMQFEISRGYHSCFFVHVTPNYFFLAFLANLLAVHYEKYLCIRYPLHYHHFWVHRWVPLCLLLTWALPLLFACLPVLGWNQWGPNSNCSYKQIFPPAYLYLEIYGFLIPSILALAFMSTQMLRVARHQLQEIKKVLRSVHQGQGPSELEQQLELRHAKCIASLFLIFLVCWVPYVAGLHVSVLAIQNHISIDKNTLLILTCVGSGSAAVVPIILGLSNRQYTQFWRDMAAKGYAGCRARCCERGEAGRHQDGTSQSRAPCPPAEGLASAPS, translated from the coding sequence ATGAATGCTTCCGGGGATGCAGAGAGCATCCGGAGGTGCATCATCTGGCTCTCAGGCCCACTCTCGCTCGTCATCATCCTGGCCAACCTCTTCATCATCCTCGGGATCCTCTGCAACCGGAAGCTGCCCAGAGCCGCCAGCTGGTTCTTTCTCAGCCTCCTATTTGCTGATCTCCTGGCCGGGGTGGCCCTGCCCTTCATCCCCAGGATGCAGTTTGAGATTAGCCGGGGCTACCACAGCTGCTTCTTCGTTCACGTGACCCCCAACTACTTCTTCCTCGCCTTCCTGGCCAACCTGCTGGCAGTGCACTACGAGAAGTACCTGTGCATCCGCTACCCGCTGCACTACCACCACTTCTGGGTGCACCGCTGGGTGCCCCTCTGCCTGCTGCTGACCTGGGCGCTGCCTTTGCTCTTTGCCTGCCTGCCGGTGCTGGGGTGGAACCAGTGGGGACCCAACTCCAACTGCTCCTACAAACAGATCTTCCCCCCTGCCTACCTCTACCTGGAGATCTACGGCTTCCTCATCCCCTCCATCCTGGCCTTGGCCTTCATGTCCACCCAGATGCTGCGGGTGGCCAGGCACCAGCTGCAGGAGATCAAGAAGGTGCTGCGCTCCGTGCACCAAGGCCAGGGCCCCtcggagctggagcagcagctggagctgagGCACGCCAAGTGCATCGCCAGCCTCTTCCTGATCTTCCTGGTGTGCTGGGTGCCCTACGTGGCCGGCCTGCACGTCTCGGTGCTGGCCATCCAGAACCACATCTCCATTGACAAAAACACCCTCCTCATCCTCACCTGCGTGGGCAGTGGCAGCGCCGCCGTGGTACCCATCATCCTGGGGCTTAGCAACCGCCAGTACACCCAGTTCTGGAGGGACATGGCGGCCAAGGGCTACGCTGGCTGCAGGGCGCGGTGCTGCGAGCGAGGGGAGGCCGGACGCCACCAGGATGGGACGTCACAGAGCAGGGCCCCTTGTCCTCCGGCAGAAGGGctggcttcagctcccagctGA